A DNA window from Hordeum vulgare subsp. vulgare chromosome 1H, MorexV3_pseudomolecules_assembly, whole genome shotgun sequence contains the following coding sequences:
- the LOC123403652 gene encoding uncharacterized protein LOC123403652, whose protein sequence is MAVVMKVGAWGAPDGSPQDINAESRPQRLESITIYSVESPGVCGIKGFSFKYVDQQGSSVKSAIWGSNSGNPNTIEMREGEQLKLVGGTFDNEGIGSLTLETNTTKHKTYGYPVQGGEFSLPLPQGKGELVAFFGRSDVTLKALGVYVKGSPAKVGKWGAKSGAPRDIRPDADPCKLESFTIHSSERIHGFSFTYLTKSDQAISVPLWGKKAGEEHTIFMNQSEYVSSITGAYDTYGITFLNFDTNQGASHTFGRNPSAGTKTFSVPLPDNGALDDAAAVAFFGSSGDSLVAIGTYVGVAPE, encoded by the exons ATGGCG GTTGTGATGAAGGTTGGTGCATGGGGTGCACCAGACGGATCCCCCCAGGATATCAACGCCGAAAGCAGGCCCCAACGCCTAGAGAGCATCACCATCTATAGCGTCGAATCTCCTGGGGTATGCGGCATCAAAGGTTTCTCCTTCAAATACGTGGACCAGCAGGGGAGCAGCGTCAAGAGCGCCATCTGGGGCAGCAACAGCGGGAATCCCAACACCATTGAAATGAGGGAAGGCGAGCAGCTCAAGCTCGTGGGCGGCACCTTCGACAATGAGGGCATCGGATCGCTCACGCTAGAAACGAACACGACCAAGCACAAGACCTACGGGTATCCGGTGCAGGGAGGCGAGTTCAGCTTGCCGCTGCCGCAGGGGAAAGGCGAGTTGGTCGCCTTCTTTGGCCGCTCAGACGTGACCCTCAAGGCGTTGGGCGTCTACGTGAAAGGCTCGCCCGCCAAGGTCGGTAAGTGGGGCGCCAAAAGCGGCGCACCACGGGACATCAGGCCAGATGCCGATCCGTGCAAGCTGGAGAGCTTCACCATCCACAGCAGCGAGCGCATCCATGGCTTCTCCTTCACCTACCTTACCAAGAGTGACCAGGCCATTAGTGTCCCCCTCTGGGGCAAGAAAGCTGGAGAGGAGCATACC ATTTTCATGAACCAAAGCGAGTACGTGAGCAGCATCACCGGCGCTTACGACACCTATGGCATCACCTTCCTCAATTTCGACACCAACCAGGGGGCTTCGCACACGTTCGGGCGCAACCCATCTGCAGGGACTAAGACCTTTAGCGTGCCGCTGCCGGACAACGGTGCACTGGATGATGCGGCCGCGGTCGCCTTCTTCGGCAGCTCCGGGGATAGCCTCGTCGCCATCGGCACCTACGTCGGGGTCGCGCCCGAATGA
- the LOC123403661 gene encoding uncharacterized protein LOC123403661, with translation MAVVMKVGAWGAPDGSPQDINAESRPQRLESITIYSVESPGVCGIKGFSFKYVDQQGSSVKSAIWGSNSGNPNTIEMREGEQLKLVGGTFDNEGIGSLTLETNTTKHKTYGYPVQGGEFSLPLPQGKGELVAFFGRSDVTLKALGVYVKGSPAKVGKWGAKSGAPRDIRPDADPCKLESFTIHSSERIHGFSFTYLTKSDQAISVPLWGKKAGEEHTIFMNQSEYVSSITGAYDTYGITFLNFDTNQGASHTFGRNPSAGTKTFSVPLPDNGALDDAAAVAFFGSSGDSLVAIGTYVGVAPE, from the exons ATGGCG GTTGTGATGAAGGTTGGTGCATGGGGTGCACCAGACGGATCCCCTCAGGATATCAACGCCGAAAGCAGGCCCCAACGCCTAGAGAGCATCACCATCTATAGCGTCGAATCTCCTGGGGTATGCGGCATCAAAGGTTTCTCCTTCAAATACGTGGACCAGCAGGGGAGCAGCGTCAAGAGCGCCATCTGGGGCAGCAACAGCGGGAATCCCAACACCATTGAAATGAGGGAAGGCGAGCAGCTCAAGCTCGTGGGCGGCACCTTCGACAATGAGGGCATCGGATCGCTCACGCTAGAAACGAACACGACCAAGCACAAGACCTACGGGTATCCGGTGCAGGGAGGCGAGTTCAGCTTGCCGCTGCCGCAGGGGAAAGGCGAGTTGGTCGCCTTCTTTGGCCGCTCAGACGTGACCCTCAAGGCGTTGGGCGTCTACGTGAAAGGCTCGCCCGCCAAGGTCGGTAAGTGGGGCGCCAAAAGCGGCGCACCACGGGACATCAGGCCAGATGCCGATCCGTGCAAGCTGGAGAGCTTCACCATCCACAGCAGCGAGCGCATCCATGGCTTCTCCTTCACCTACCTTACCAAGAGTGACCAGGCCATTAGTGTCCCCCTCTGGGGCAAGAAAGCTGGAGAGGAGCATACC ATTTTCATGAACCAAAGCGAGTACGTGAGCAGCATCACCGGCGCTTACGACACCTATGGCATCACCTTCCTCAATTTCGACACCAACCAGGGGGCTTCGCACACGTTCGGGCGCAACCCATCTGCAGGGACTAAGACCTTTAGCGTGCCGCTGCCGGACAACGGTGCACTGGATGATGCGGCCGCGGTCGCCTTCTTCGGCAGCTCCGGGGATAGCCTCGTCGCCATCGGCACCTACGTCGGGGTCGCGCCCGAATGA